The DNA window CTCCATTTCAGTGAGATCCGCAATAGTCATTATAATATCTTCCTGAAATTGTGATCCTAAAGCTATTTCGCCTACTTCTTTATTTATTTTAACTACTATACCCCCTAAAGCAGTATACAACTTCGTTTTACTAAGATCATCGTTTGCTTGATCAAGATAGGCTTCGGCCTCAGAAACAGATTCTTTCGCTCTGTTCAGTCTCGCTATTCCAACTTCATAATTTCCTTCGGCTCCCTCTAAATCAGATTCGGAGATCAATCCTTTTTTGTATAGCTCGTTTTGTCGTATCGTAGTGCTATTTATCACTTTCAGGTTTGCTCTTTCGAGTGCTTCCTGTGCTTCCGCTGACCGAAGGGCTGCCATCCGTTGGTTGACGGAAGCAACATATCTCGCGTTGTCTAAATAGACAAGTACCTGTCCCTTTTTTACTTTATCGCCTTCTTCAGCAGTGATGCTTAATATTTTGCCACTTACGTTAGCCGCAATATCCA is part of the Candidatus Neomarinimicrobiota bacterium genome and encodes:
- a CDS encoding biotin/lipoyl-binding protein, whose translation is MTKKKKMILIGGGVLLVGALVTANLMRDSGKSVTVQVDEVTNEKIVEIVAASGKVQPIISVDIAANVSGKILSITAEEGDKVKKGQVLVYLDNARYVASVNQRMAALRSAEAQEALERANLKVINSTTIRQNELYKKGLISESDLEGAEGNYEVGIARLNRAKESVSEAEAYLDQANDDLSKTKLYTALGGIVVKINKEVGEIALGSQFQEDIIMTIADLTEME